One segment of Niabella beijingensis DNA contains the following:
- a CDS encoding PepSY-associated TM helix domain-containing protein, which yields MNKSRKTKKKSLFRRMVAWIHLWPSIVSGIILVFVCLTGTVIVYGDEIMDLTAGDAKYVTPSGDPRISSEQINENLKKQYPGYMVSEYVFFKDPARSIRIRAFNPKGPSLVMIYMDPYSGKVLKKDTSIYFFFVTAHLHASFLAGEAGHWVVAIATIIFTISCLTGLILWWPKRWNRATRQASFTIRWKARFKRLNYDLHNVYGFYSLIICLVLSGSGLIIFFESLMNTTIRLSGGNLRDLTEVVPRQDSTKVSLDMVPFAYKVLETDHPDKESVSIWNYDQKKLGAFIFTSGNVGLKSISDADIAVYDRYSGQKIDIPAGSLRHRKTENIVWQLHMGQWWGQLGKLSTFLAGIIATSLPITGFLIWWGRRNKKKKPVRKMAAAVTA from the coding sequence ATGAACAAAAGCAGAAAAACAAAAAAGAAATCGCTGTTCAGGCGAATGGTAGCCTGGATACATCTTTGGCCGAGTATCGTATCGGGAATTATCCTGGTGTTTGTATGCCTTACAGGAACGGTTATTGTGTATGGTGATGAGATCATGGACCTTACTGCGGGTGATGCAAAGTATGTGACCCCTTCGGGCGACCCGAGGATCTCTTCGGAACAGATCAATGAGAATCTTAAAAAACAGTACCCGGGCTATATGGTTTCCGAGTATGTCTTTTTTAAGGACCCCGCCAGAAGCATCCGTATCCGGGCATTCAATCCGAAAGGCCCGTCGCTGGTCATGATCTATATGGATCCCTATTCGGGAAAAGTACTGAAGAAAGATACCTCCATCTACTTTTTTTTCGTAACCGCCCATCTTCACGCATCCTTCCTGGCGGGGGAGGCGGGGCATTGGGTAGTAGCCATTGCTACGATCATATTTACCATAAGTTGCCTGACCGGACTGATACTCTGGTGGCCCAAACGATGGAACAGGGCTACAAGACAGGCCAGCTTTACCATCCGCTGGAAAGCGCGGTTTAAACGGCTGAATTACGACCTGCACAATGTTTACGGATTTTATTCGCTGATCATTTGCCTGGTGTTGAGTGGGAGCGGACTGATCATTTTTTTTGAAAGCCTGATGAACACCACCATCCGGCTTTCCGGAGGAAACCTCCGCGACCTCACAGAGGTCGTGCCCCGGCAGGACAGCACAAAAGTATCGCTGGATATGGTTCCGTTCGCATATAAAGTGCTGGAAACAGATCACCCGGATAAGGAGTCAGTAAGTATCTGGAACTACGACCAGAAAAAACTGGGGGCATTTATTTTTACCTCGGGTAACGTAGGACTGAAAAGCATCTCCGACGCGGATATCGCCGTTTATGACCGGTATAGCGGACAAAAAATTGACATCCCTGCCGGCTCCCTCCGGCATAGAAAAACAGAGAACATCGTGTGGCAGCTGCATATGGGTCAATGGTGGGGACAGCTGGGCAAACTGTCCACGTTCCTGGCAGGGATCATTGCCACCTCCCTGCCCATAACAGGATTTCTGATCTGGTGGGGACGCCGGAACAAGAAAAAGAAGCCGGTCAGAAAAATGGCCGCTGCCGTAACCGCCTGA
- a CDS encoding alpha/beta hydrolase produces the protein MRKKGILLLLLWFSIVAQAQDLNNSFAATKLHSGILNEDREVYISLPPNYQHPRYLHERYPVLYFFDGETSTGLYKAVTQFLSKGVYAHMPEVILVGIKNKDRTKDLTPTRSSIKSPDDNTRQLFENSGGNDRFTQFIKEELFAYINEHYRTDGFNILSGHSFGGLAASNILLHHTSLFNAYILIDPSIWWDEGYIAREATRLVPLKEDAVKMVYMARANNKAKSGSLDSGDDTAERFHQVLSKHKSASLIYQYKWFEQEDHGTILLPALYEGLKFIFDGYEVDFKEVSDRPEAIIDAYKKLTERTGHAFLPSCQKLDFIIAYFEANKKIKESEIIRRQRKQLYPEEK, from the coding sequence ATGAGAAAAAAAGGAATATTGTTACTGCTGCTCTGGTTTAGCATAGTGGCGCAGGCACAGGACCTGAACAATAGTTTTGCTGCAACAAAACTGCATTCCGGAATATTGAATGAGGACCGGGAAGTTTATATATCATTACCCCCGAATTATCAGCATCCCAGGTACCTTCATGAACGGTACCCGGTACTTTATTTTTTTGACGGTGAAACCAGCACCGGGCTTTATAAGGCCGTCACCCAGTTTTTAAGCAAGGGCGTGTATGCCCATATGCCTGAGGTGATACTGGTTGGTATTAAAAATAAAGACCGTACCAAAGACCTGACCCCTACCCGCTCTTCTATCAAATCGCCGGATGACAATACCCGGCAACTCTTTGAGAACAGTGGCGGCAACGATCGCTTTACGCAGTTTATAAAAGAGGAACTGTTCGCCTATATCAATGAACACTACCGGACGGATGGATTTAATATCCTGAGTGGTCATTCCTTTGGAGGCCTTGCTGCTTCCAATATCCTGTTACACCATACCAGTCTCTTCAATGCCTATATATTGATCGACCCGAGTATCTGGTGGGACGAGGGTTATATAGCCCGGGAAGCCACCCGTCTGGTGCCTTTGAAGGAAGATGCTGTAAAAATGGTATATATGGCGCGGGCCAACAATAAGGCAAAATCCGGTAGCCTTGATTCGGGTGATGATACGGCGGAGCGGTTTCACCAGGTACTGTCAAAACATAAGAGCGCTTCGCTGATCTATCAGTATAAGTGGTTTGAGCAGGAAGATCACGGCACGATCCTGCTGCCGGCGCTTTATGAAGGACTGAAATTCATCTTTGATGGTTATGAGGTCGACTTTAAAGAGGTTTCCGACCGGCCTGAAGCCATTATTGACGCGTATAAAAAATTAACTGAAAGAACCGGTCATGCATTCTTACCCTCCTGCCAGAAGCTGGATTTTATCATTGCCTATTTCGAAGCGAACAAAAAGATAAAAGAATCGGAAATCATCCGCCGGCAGCGAAAGCAGCTCTACCCGGAGGAGAAATGA
- a CDS encoding metallophosphoesterase produces the protein MKKVNRVVFFFLLIVISMAAPAQQTIPVIRFGLIADIQYANADTRGTRFYRNSLKKLDDCIRDLNRQQVQFSLNLGDITDRNPEDLDPVLEVLKKSETKIYTTPGNHDYKGIRNNNVLYRKLDMPAEYYAFKKGNWRFIMLNTNEVAAYSNVTGTWKEKELDAMIRKIKAANGHNAEEYNGGISSKQLKWLQQQLQQAGKKGEQVLIFSHHPFGCADGLTALNDKEVITLVSKFSCVKALIAGHHHAGTFCEINNIPCIVAEGMIETADQNSYGLIELYADKLVLSGYGRMTSRTIRFKGK, from the coding sequence ATGAAAAAGGTAAACCGGGTTGTATTTTTTTTCCTGCTGATCGTCATTTCAATGGCTGCGCCTGCACAACAGACCATTCCTGTGATACGTTTTGGGCTTATCGCCGATATCCAGTATGCCAATGCCGACACAAGAGGAACCCGTTTTTATCGTAATTCCCTGAAGAAGCTGGACGATTGTATCCGGGATCTGAACCGGCAGCAGGTGCAGTTTTCACTGAACCTTGGTGACATCACCGACCGCAATCCGGAAGACCTGGACCCCGTACTGGAAGTACTGAAAAAGTCGGAAACGAAGATTTATACCACACCCGGCAATCATGATTACAAGGGCATCCGTAATAACAACGTGTTATACCGGAAACTGGATATGCCCGCTGAATATTATGCGTTTAAAAAAGGGAACTGGCGGTTCATAATGTTAAACACGAATGAAGTGGCGGCTTATTCCAATGTAACGGGTACCTGGAAGGAAAAGGAGCTGGATGCGATGATCAGAAAGATAAAAGCCGCGAATGGACACAACGCGGAAGAATACAACGGGGGCATCAGCAGCAAACAGTTAAAATGGTTGCAGCAACAGCTGCAGCAGGCCGGGAAAAAGGGAGAGCAGGTACTAATCTTCTCGCATCATCCCTTTGGTTGTGCCGATGGGCTGACAGCATTGAACGACAAAGAAGTGATCACACTGGTTTCAAAATTCTCCTGTGTAAAAGCACTTATTGCGGGTCATCACCACGCCGGCACCTTTTGTGAGATCAACAACATACCGTGCATCGTTGCCGAGGGCATGATTGAAACTGCTGATCAGAACTCATATGGACTGATAGAATTGTATGCGGATAAGCTGGTGCTGAGCGGCTATGGCAGGATGACTTCGCGGACGATCCGCTTTAAAGGAAAATAA
- a CDS encoding YidH family protein, translating into MDSNTATKGKAGVNDHLANERTFLAWVRTSIGIMGFGFVVVKFSLFIRQLALALEAPAAVPPRTGFSQLIGIILVALGGLTILFAYYRYQKIRKQLEAGDFSHSDWLLKASTVLIFLCSILLLIYLFRNIG; encoded by the coding sequence ATGGATTCAAATACAGCCACAAAAGGAAAAGCAGGCGTGAATGATCACCTGGCCAATGAACGGACATTCCTGGCCTGGGTACGGACCAGTATCGGTATCATGGGCTTTGGATTTGTTGTGGTGAAATTCTCTCTTTTTATCCGGCAGCTGGCCCTGGCCCTGGAAGCGCCGGCCGCCGTGCCGCCCCGCACGGGGTTTTCCCAGCTTATCGGTATCATATTGGTCGCCCTCGGAGGCCTGACCATTCTTTTTGCCTATTACCGGTATCAAAAGATCAGGAAACAGCTTGAGGCCGGAGATTTCAGTCACTCCGACTGGTTGCTGAAGGCAAGTACAGTATTAATATTCCTGTGCAGTATTTTACTGCTGATTTATTTATTCAGGAACATCGGTTAA
- a CDS encoding serine hydrolase domain-containing protein: MKTKKATIALKQMLGAALSLTIAAGMTSCHKTDLPIEIPGKVFKTALFKKNLEEKLKDARGYQFLIMQNKQVAEKAAFGVGSTPGAGNLSANVDAYVNIASITKTLTAITTIKLLEKRKLGINTKIGMWLPKSWAQHDDIRNLTFKQLLTHTSGIRGSNTSWDSLKQVVGSPINAPQTPASYSNINFALFRAMLPKINNPVAFGNWELALSPKDFDSWMSKQYIALVQEYVFDKAGLGTRNCKPVEGKTLQMLNQAPARLEGRSHGDWTELCGGGGFVLTTTDLARIIVFLTHTEQLLSKQQKQMMDTERLGWNGVFAVTGGTAYGHGGALYSDRNGVKGPQIGDLGLETIIVKLPAQVELALTINSVGDGWRNMYGLVKEAYNASWVEE; encoded by the coding sequence ATGAAAACAAAAAAAGCAACAATAGCATTAAAACAAATGCTTGGTGCGGCCCTCAGCCTGACAATAGCAGCAGGCATGACCTCCTGTCACAAGACCGACCTTCCCATTGAAATACCTGGCAAGGTCTTTAAAACAGCCCTTTTCAAAAAGAACCTTGAAGAAAAACTGAAAGATGCCCGCGGCTACCAGTTCCTGATCATGCAAAACAAACAGGTGGCAGAAAAAGCAGCGTTCGGTGTCGGCAGCACACCCGGAGCAGGTAACCTGTCTGCAAACGTGGACGCATACGTAAACATCGCCAGCATAACCAAGACGCTTACAGCGATCACTACCATTAAACTCCTTGAAAAGCGTAAACTGGGCATCAACACAAAGATCGGAATGTGGCTGCCCAAATCATGGGCGCAGCACGACGACATCAGGAATCTTACCTTTAAACAACTGCTCACCCATACTTCCGGGATACGAGGCAGCAATACCAGCTGGGATTCATTAAAACAAGTGGTGGGCAGTCCGATAAATGCGCCTCAAACACCTGCATCCTATTCCAATATAAATTTTGCCCTGTTCCGCGCCATGCTGCCCAAAATAAACAACCCGGTAGCGTTCGGGAACTGGGAGCTGGCACTTTCTCCAAAAGACTTCGACTCCTGGATGAGCAAACAATACATCGCTCTCGTACAGGAATATGTTTTTGATAAAGCGGGATTAGGCACCCGCAACTGTAAACCGGTGGAAGGGAAAACCCTCCAGATGCTGAACCAGGCCCCTGCAAGACTGGAAGGCCGCTCTCATGGCGACTGGACCGAACTTTGCGGCGGTGGCGGGTTTGTACTTACCACAACCGATCTCGCCCGTATCATCGTATTCCTGACCCATACGGAGCAGCTCCTCTCCAAACAGCAAAAGCAGATGATGGATACCGAACGCCTCGGATGGAACGGAGTGTTTGCGGTAACAGGCGGCACCGCTTACGGACACGGCGGCGCTTTATACTCGGACCGCAATGGCGTAAAAGGTCCGCAGATCGGCGACCTGGGCCTGGAGACCATCATTGTAAAACTTCCCGCACAGGTGGAACTGGCCCTGACCATCAACTCTGTGGGCGACGGATGGCGCAATATGTACGGCCTGGTAAAAGAAGCTTACAACGCCTCCTGGGTGGAAGAATGA
- a CDS encoding winged helix-turn-helix transcriptional regulator, whose amino-acid sequence MAKFNNCNTHLSAEACNANLMAVGDALYAIGGKWKLRIIVALKSGSRRFNELQRSIDGISAKALATELKDLELNGFVHRNVFTGTPVVISYELTEYAGTLGDVLDALSAWGTMHRETIKKSMRKNKSAVL is encoded by the coding sequence ATGGCTAAATTTAATAACTGTAATACACACCTGTCTGCTGAAGCGTGCAATGCTAACCTGATGGCCGTTGGTGATGCACTGTATGCCATTGGCGGAAAATGGAAACTGCGGATCATTGTGGCGTTAAAATCGGGCAGCAGGCGTTTTAATGAGCTGCAGCGGTCTATAGACGGCATCTCTGCAAAGGCACTGGCCACTGAACTGAAAGACCTTGAACTGAATGGTTTCGTACACCGCAATGTGTTTACCGGCACACCGGTAGTGATCAGCTATGAATTAACGGAATACGCCGGAACCCTGGGGGACGTGCTGGATGCCCTTTCCGCCTGGGGAACCATGCACCGGGAAACCATAAAGAAAAGCATGCGGAAAAATAAAAGCGCCGTCCTGTAA
- a CDS encoding YceI family protein, giving the protein MAKTKWLSDLTHSELGFKIRHLMISNVTGAIRDFHIEVETPGEDFSNAQIRLTAKMDSISTNNEQRDEHLRNADFFEVEKYPELEFVSTGIIRRDEESFDLRGDLTLKGVTRPVQLKVEHNGTTKDPWGNERAGFSVTGKIERSQWGISFNSVLETGGIALGEDVKIQSELELVKQAAGVPA; this is encoded by the coding sequence ATGGCAAAAACAAAATGGCTGTCGGATCTCACACACAGTGAACTTGGTTTTAAGATCCGGCATTTAATGATCAGTAATGTAACAGGTGCTATCCGGGATTTTCATATTGAGGTGGAAACGCCTGGTGAGGATTTCAGCAATGCACAGATCCGGCTTACCGCTAAGATGGATTCCATATCTACCAATAACGAGCAGCGGGATGAGCACCTCCGGAACGCCGATTTTTTTGAAGTGGAGAAATACCCGGAACTGGAGTTTGTTTCAACCGGCATTATCCGGAGAGATGAAGAATCGTTCGACCTGCGGGGCGACCTTACCCTGAAGGGAGTGACCCGGCCGGTACAGCTGAAAGTAGAACACAATGGCACCACAAAGGATCCCTGGGGCAATGAACGGGCCGGTTTTTCAGTAACGGGCAAAATAGAACGCAGCCAGTGGGGGATCAGTTTTAATTCTGTATTGGAAACCGGTGGTATCGCATTGGGCGAGGATGTTAAGATCCAGAGTGAGCTGGAACTGGTAAAACAGGCGGCAGGGGTTCCTGCTTAA
- a CDS encoding SDR family oxidoreductase produces MLQKKTALITGGNSGIGYAAAKELIARGASVMITGRRKEAIEKAAAETGALPFVADQASLQDTDRLYQAVQQQFGKLDILFINAGITGERAPIETATEENFDNVMNINFKGAYFTLSKCIPLLNDGASVVILSSIVATMHQPLSSVYQASKAALNSIARTAAAELASRKIRVNMISPGPTRTEVLSKSGADPQAVQALFNQLADSIPLKRTGTPEEVAKLVAYLCDTPAAFITGAEFVMDGGLTL; encoded by the coding sequence ATGTTACAGAAGAAAACAGCCCTTATAACAGGAGGTAACAGCGGTATCGGCTATGCCGCCGCAAAAGAACTGATAGCCCGCGGTGCAAGCGTAATGATCACGGGCCGGCGGAAAGAAGCCATTGAAAAAGCAGCCGCTGAAACAGGGGCACTTCCGTTTGTTGCGGACCAGGCCAGCCTGCAGGATACGGACCGGTTGTACCAGGCCGTACAGCAGCAATTCGGAAAACTGGATATCCTGTTCATCAATGCGGGAATCACCGGTGAGCGGGCACCGATCGAAACAGCAACAGAAGAAAATTTCGACAACGTGATGAACATCAATTTCAAAGGCGCTTATTTTACGCTGAGTAAATGTATTCCCCTGCTGAACGACGGGGCTTCCGTGGTTATTTTATCCTCTATCGTTGCCACCATGCACCAGCCATTGAGCTCGGTTTACCAGGCCAGTAAGGCTGCGCTGAACTCCATTGCCCGCACTGCCGCCGCAGAGCTGGCATCCCGGAAGATCCGGGTAAATATGATCAGTCCCGGACCCACAAGAACGGAGGTCCTGAGCAAATCCGGCGCAGATCCCCAGGCGGTTCAGGCCCTTTTTAACCAGCTGGCCGACTCCATTCCGCTAAAAAGAACAGGCACCCCGGAAGAGGTGGCGAAGCTGGTGGCTTACCTGTGTGATACGCCCGCAGCATTTATTACCGGCGCTGAATTTGTAATGGACGGCGGACTGACCCTATAA
- a CDS encoding winged helix-turn-helix transcriptional regulator, whose protein sequence is MRNQTEELRALQDTLYFIGGKWRIPVINAICNGHRRFREIERSIPGITTRMLSKELKEMELNNLVKRTVYADTPVLVEYEPTTYCRTFGKIIQEMIRWGRQHRKTILQQK, encoded by the coding sequence ATGCGTAACCAGACAGAAGAATTAAGGGCATTACAGGACACGCTTTATTTTATCGGCGGAAAATGGCGGATCCCGGTCATCAATGCGATCTGTAACGGCCACCGGCGTTTCCGGGAGATCGAGCGCAGCATCCCGGGGATCACCACCCGGATGCTGTCGAAGGAACTCAAGGAAATGGAACTGAACAACTTGGTGAAACGGACTGTTTATGCGGACACGCCTGTGCTGGTGGAATATGAACCTACCACCTATTGCCGCACTTTCGGGAAGATCATACAGGAAATGATCCGCTGGGGGCGGCAGCACCGGAAAACCATTTTGCAGCAAAAGTAA
- a CDS encoding ImuA family protein encodes MYLSSGCQPPVYMVQASFNRILFQQLQEQLLQLQGLRAPVDTEQQDMGLGIINRSFPHRSFPLSAVHELVSSTLQEAAATTGFMAGLLGTLMQRGACLWVSRHRKIFPPALNAFGIIPDQVIFAEVPDDKSALWTIEEGLKCESLAAVVGEVQELDFTASRRLQLAVEKSRVTGFIHHHTSRATENLACVSRWRIRPFASVAPEGLPGVGFPGWQVELCKIRNGQPGAWRVQWTDRGFYVVPEKSVEQAVVIKKAG; translated from the coding sequence TTGTACCTTAGCAGTGGCTGTCAGCCGCCCGTTTATATGGTACAGGCCTCATTTAATAGGATCCTTTTTCAGCAACTGCAGGAGCAGCTGCTGCAGTTGCAGGGACTGCGGGCTCCTGTGGATACAGAGCAGCAGGATATGGGGCTGGGCATCATCAATCGATCCTTTCCGCACCGGTCCTTTCCGTTAAGCGCAGTGCATGAACTTGTGAGCAGTACTCTGCAGGAGGCAGCGGCTACTACCGGCTTTATGGCAGGATTACTTGGTACCTTAATGCAAAGAGGCGCCTGTCTCTGGGTAAGCCGGCACAGGAAGATCTTCCCCCCGGCACTCAATGCTTTCGGAATAATACCGGACCAGGTCATTTTTGCAGAGGTGCCGGATGATAAAAGTGCGCTCTGGACCATAGAGGAAGGGCTGAAATGTGAAAGTCTTGCCGCCGTGGTCGGAGAAGTACAGGAGCTGGATTTCACCGCATCACGCCGTTTACAGCTGGCGGTGGAAAAAAGCCGCGTAACCGGTTTTATCCATCATCACACCAGCCGTGCTACAGAAAATCTTGCCTGTGTATCCCGCTGGCGGATAAGGCCGTTTGCCAGCGTGGCCCCGGAAGGCTTACCTGGTGTGGGTTTCCCAGGCTGGCAGGTGGAATTGTGCAAAATACGTAATGGTCAGCCGGGTGCGTGGCGGGTGCAATGGACGGACCGGGGTTTTTATGTGGTACCCGAAAAAAGTGTAGAGCAGGCCGTTGTTATAAAAAAAGCAGGATAG
- a CDS encoding Y-family DNA polymerase, protein MGRYLSIWFPGLLADRALRLRPELKDRPFIIAMRERGRLMVKAAGPLAIEKGIMRGMVVADAKALIPELKLFHYRPGAEERLLTDLTVWCLRFTPVAAIDLPDGILLDISGCPHLWGGEQPYLDAITGKLSAYGYRARAAIADTIGAAWAMARFGKTNPIVTPGLLEPALEPLPPAALRLETALLDRLQKLGFGTIGSFITMPATVLRRRFGPELLTRIAQALGRLPEVPVPVQPAPVFRQQLPCTEPVHTRSAIDIALETLLEQLCNSLQKAGCGLRSALFRIYKVDGGSQEIVIGTNRPVRNAAHLLKLFEPKIASLAPGMGIEVFILEAPVVEALSVRQEAFWNTLGTADTGTELAGLLDRIAGRIGGQAIKRYLPAEHYWPERSVVPGGLFEKTATTWRSDRPRPVYLLPSPEPVIVAAPVPDYPPMLFRYRGKVHHIKKADGPERIEEEWWLEQSRVRDYYVVEDEEGARYWLFRSGHYGEEKPQWFLHGFFA, encoded by the coding sequence ATGGGCCGGTATTTATCCATATGGTTCCCCGGTCTTCTTGCCGACAGGGCGCTGCGCCTCCGGCCGGAACTGAAAGACCGGCCATTTATTATTGCCATGCGGGAGCGGGGCCGCCTGATGGTAAAGGCCGCCGGGCCACTGGCGATAGAAAAAGGCATTATGCGGGGAATGGTGGTGGCCGATGCAAAAGCCCTGATCCCGGAATTAAAACTGTTCCATTACCGACCGGGTGCAGAAGAAAGATTGCTGACTGATTTAACGGTATGGTGCCTGCGCTTCACCCCGGTTGCGGCAATAGATCTGCCGGATGGCATTCTGCTGGACATCAGTGGCTGCCCTCATTTGTGGGGAGGCGAACAACCGTACCTGGATGCCATTACCGGAAAACTGAGCGCTTACGGATACCGCGCGCGAGCTGCTATTGCTGATACCATCGGGGCTGCATGGGCGATGGCCCGCTTTGGAAAAACAAATCCGATCGTGACGCCCGGATTGCTGGAGCCGGCACTGGAACCGTTACCGCCGGCTGCCCTGCGCCTGGAAACTGCATTACTGGACCGGTTGCAAAAACTGGGCTTTGGCACTATCGGAAGCTTTATCACCATGCCTGCAACCGTATTGCGCCGGCGCTTCGGACCGGAACTGCTGACACGCATTGCACAGGCACTGGGCCGTTTGCCCGAAGTGCCGGTGCCCGTACAGCCGGCACCGGTGTTCCGGCAGCAGTTGCCCTGCACAGAGCCGGTGCATACCCGGAGCGCCATTGACATTGCATTGGAAACATTATTGGAGCAGCTCTGCAACAGCCTCCAGAAAGCCGGCTGCGGATTGCGTTCCGCTCTGTTTAGGATCTATAAGGTGGATGGCGGATCACAGGAGATTGTCATTGGTACCAACCGGCCGGTACGCAATGCAGCACATCTCCTTAAATTGTTTGAACCGAAGATCGCCAGCCTGGCACCGGGTATGGGAATTGAAGTGTTTATACTGGAAGCGCCGGTGGTAGAGGCGCTTTCGGTCCGGCAGGAGGCTTTTTGGAATACGCTGGGAACTGCGGATACCGGCACCGAACTGGCCGGTCTGCTGGACCGGATCGCAGGAAGGATCGGGGGGCAGGCGATAAAACGCTATCTGCCGGCCGAGCACTACTGGCCGGAACGCTCCGTTGTTCCGGGCGGACTTTTTGAAAAGACGGCAACCACCTGGCGCAGCGACCGGCCGCGGCCGGTATACCTGCTGCCCAGCCCCGAGCCGGTGATCGTTGCAGCCCCGGTGCCGGATTATCCGCCCATGCTGTTCCGCTACCGCGGCAAGGTTCATCATATAAAAAAGGCAGACGGTCCGGAACGTATTGAAGAAGAATGGTGGCTGGAGCAATCCCGGGTACGCGATTATTATGTGGTGGAAGATGAGGAGGGCGCCCGTTACTGGCTGTTCCGGTCCGGTCATTACGGAGAAGAAAAACCGCAATGGTTCCTTCATGGATTCTTTGCATAA